A genomic region of uncultured Paludibaculum sp. contains the following coding sequences:
- a CDS encoding alpha/beta hydrolase: MNKMKDHGPGAVPRPVLIETARGMVECAVWGEGPAVVALHGAMGGYDQSEMLARAALGGSGFQFVAVSRPGYLGTPLAGARTPEQQADLCAAVLDALGIQRAAMLAISGGGQCALQFALRHAERCWSLVLVSACTAPLRVKLPLRFHLLKGMARLPWLTARLRDNAARRPEESARRAIPDVEMCRRTLSDPLAGPMLTELQLSTMEHLALRLPGTQNDITESRRAFDYPVEQIALPVLLVHGTADEVVPFGDSRSLAARVPNAELLALQGGPHVSLFTHLYEIRGRVTSFLYSHRPL; this comes from the coding sequence ATGAACAAGATGAAGGATCATGGCCCGGGTGCCGTTCCGCGTCCGGTGCTGATCGAGACCGCTCGCGGCATGGTGGAGTGCGCCGTGTGGGGCGAGGGGCCAGCCGTGGTAGCGCTGCATGGAGCGATGGGCGGCTACGACCAGAGCGAGATGCTGGCGCGTGCCGCTCTCGGGGGCAGCGGCTTTCAGTTTGTGGCGGTTTCGCGCCCAGGTTATCTGGGCACACCGCTGGCGGGCGCGAGGACTCCGGAGCAGCAGGCGGATCTGTGCGCGGCCGTGCTGGACGCGCTTGGGATTCAGCGGGCGGCGATGCTCGCCATCTCCGGTGGCGGCCAGTGCGCGCTGCAGTTTGCCCTGCGGCATGCGGAGCGCTGTTGGAGCCTGGTGCTGGTCTCGGCCTGCACGGCCCCCCTGCGTGTGAAGCTGCCGCTGCGGTTCCATCTGCTCAAGGGGATGGCGCGCCTGCCTTGGTTGACCGCCCGACTGCGCGACAACGCCGCCCGGCGACCGGAGGAGTCCGCGCGCCGTGCGATCCCTGATGTGGAGATGTGCCGCCGAACGCTGAGCGACCCCTTGGCCGGCCCGATGCTGACGGAGCTGCAGTTGAGCACCATGGAGCATCTGGCACTGCGGCTGCCAGGCACGCAGAACGACATCACGGAATCGCGCCGGGCGTTCGACTACCCGGTGGAGCAGATTGCCCTGCCTGTGCTGCTGGTGCATGGCACGGCGGACGAGGTGGTGCCGTTCGGGGATTCGCGTTCACTCGCCGCCAGGGTCCCCAACGCGGAGCTGCTGGCACTGCAGGGCGGTCCGCATGTGAGCCTGTTTACACACCTGTACGAGATCCGGGGCCGGGTCACGTCGTTTCTGTACAGCCACCGGCCCCTGTAG